DNA sequence from the Haemorhous mexicanus isolate bHaeMex1 chromosome 24, bHaeMex1.pri, whole genome shotgun sequence genome:
cacctgcagaggcCGTGGGGGAAAGGGCTCAAACCGCAGCGGCGCCTGTGATccgggctgggctctgcctctgACTTTTACTCCAAAGCCAGCGAAGGATGAGTAAAGGTTTTGTGGGCAGGAGCCGGCGCTCGCTCGCCAGGGTCACGCACTCTCCCCAGCAGGAACATCTCTCTAAACCACCActgctttctctgctgcagtggCCCTACACTGCTCACCCGTGGTGAGGGCTCTGTCACCCTTTCTGGCAGCCCACAAAATTATTTAGGCTTcaaatttttaaggaaataagCAGCTGGAAGTTCACCTGAGTGTAAGAAAGGGCATGTGCTTCCTGCTGAGGAGCGCTCAGAGCAGTGTGACCTGTGGCACGTTTGGGTGTTAATTTGATCTATTTGCACACTGCAGGTGGGAGTGCTGCaccatccagccctgctggctccctgggggagctgggctgtgttttccctgtgtGGTGGAGAGGTTTGTCCTTTGGAGGATTGTAGCGCTGCTGGTCTGATGAGCAAAGGgttacagctgctgcagggtgagATGTGACACATCAGACGTGGAGACAGCACACAAATGCCAGGGGAAAAGGGTATTtacaaaaatctcatttcaaCAGAGGCAGGAGAGATCCTTTTCCCAGGAAGGGTTCCTGGCATCCCCACATTGCTCTGCCCAGGACctgccacagctctggctgTCACCCACAGCGGGCACTGAGGGTACCCGGGGATGCCCCACGGTGTGGGCACGTGAGAACTGAAATCCTATCAGTGCTGTGACTGCTCAGGCTCATTagggcactgcagggcaccctccagccctcccagcctcGAGGAGAAAACTGAGGGGCTCTCCTGGGCTCCCTGGCACCCTTGGGAGGCGGcaaggctgcagcagtgctgggaaattGGGGTGTAGGGAAACCTGGAGCAGATCCAGGCtggtggggaagggctgagagtGGGGCTGATGCAGTGAAACAGAAAGTGCCTCCCTTGCTCCTCCCCGTGCACAGGAGCCCGGGGAGCTCCACACGAGTGGGGAGGTGGCTCCCCATGGCCGGGGGACATCATTGGTGCCCGTGCCAAGGGCCCGCGGGGGCGGGAGGAGGTTTGTGCCGGGGGTGGCCCCGCACACGCCGCTGCTGGCCAGGGCGGGTGGCCCCGAGCCCGGGGTGCTGTGGCCGCCGGCTCTGCAAGGATGGGCTCGGCAGGCACggcctgagcagggcaggtgtgtgcccgctgtgcagggcaggtgtgTGCCCGGTGTGTGGCACAGGTGTGTCCCCGgtgtgcagggcaggtgccCCCGGTGTGTGGCACAGGTGTGTCCCCGGTGTGCAGGGCAGATGTCCCCGGTGTACAGCACAGGTGTGCCCCCGGTGTACAGCACAGGTGTGTCCCCGGTGTGCAGGGCAGATGTCCCCGGTGTACAGCACAGGTGTGTCCCCGGTGTACAGCACAGGTGTGCCCCCGGTGTGTGGCACAGGTGTGTCCCCGgtgtgcagggcaggtgccCCCGGTGTGTGGCTGGGCTCGGACGCGCGCCGGGCCGTGACTCACAGGTAAAGCCCAGGAAGTGACAGCAGCGCATGGCCGGGGAGGGCACCGCGGGGctcacacagcaccagcagcctctCGGCCGGCTCATCACGGCTCCCGGCTCCCGGCTCCCGGCAGCAAACACGAGGGGGGAGAAAAGCCAGCTGGAAGGGCGAGGGggctcccagcagtgtcccctgtgcccgtgtccctgccctgcccactcCAGAGCTCCAGCACCGAGCGCTCCTcgccagcctggcagggaaagggatggTTTCAGCTCCTGGACAAGGGTGATCTCTAGCAGTGCAGAGCCAAAACCCAGAGACAGGCTCCCAGAGAGATGTGTTAGAGCCCATCTCTGGGTGGTGAGTGGTCCCTGCAGGGCGGTGGCTCCACTTCTCCCTGGGCTCCGACTCAGAAGCTCTCATtccccagaatggtttggatggAAGGCGACTGAAGGCTCacccagttccagcccccttCCACGGGCAGGGGCACCCCCCCTGcaccagggtgctccaagccccgtccatCCTACAAAAGGTCGAGgaagcagcatttatttttggATTTGTTCTCAGGTCCTCTCTGGAGGAAAATGAGAGGCTCTGGCTTCTGTCACCAAGGGAGCATTTGGGAGAGTGTATTTTGAGGAAAGGAAACAGATACATATTCTTTTGTGAATTCATGGATCAGGAGTGACACAACTGCAGAGCAGCATTCCAGGGTGCAGGATGTTTCAGGGCTTGGAAAACACCGATTATTAAGTATTACTAAATGACAGCTGGAAATTGCACTGTATTTTTCAAATGGCTAATTAAGGATAGATGCATAAATTGGGGCACTGGCCCCGTGGAACTGGGCCACAGCGTGACTGTCACGATGCCAAATACCCAGCTGATTGCTCGACTCCCAGCGATGCCTTTGGGAAGCTCAGCTGCctgaaggggaaaaacccaGTGACAAGGAGGTTTTGGGCCATCCTGGGTGGGATGTGGCTCAAGTTCTGGTACAGAGAGAGGCACTGGGTTGGTGACTCTCCCTGAGGCTCACAGCTCGTTGTGGTGCCAGgggggctcagctctgtctCTGAGTTGCTTTCACCTTCACGGCGGGCAGGGCGGCAGCTGGGGGACTCTGGTGGGCAGCAGTCACTGCTGGTGACAGTCCCCTCTGCCCACAGACCACTGCCTCGCCCAGCAGTGTcactcccagcctgctccatgTCTCCACGGCCAGCAGCATCTTCGGCACCCGACCTTCGCCACCTCGAGAGAACGTCCTGGGCATCAGCTTCAAACCCTACAGCCCCGAGTCCGGCCCGGCCCCGAGCCCCTGCTCGGCCTGCGACAGCACACGTGagcatggggacaggggtgacCCATGGCCCTGGTGcctcccaggctggggagggatggagtGAGGCAGGGAGGTCACAGACAGCCACGGGCTGGAGTTTCCCTGGGGTGTGAGGGGTGTGGGGGGCAAGGAGAGCACAGTGAccacagggcaggctggggtgtgcatggcactgctctgccaAAGCCCTGAGGTAGGCAGCACGGCCTCGAGGAGGCAGCTGCCCCCTgaccctgcctctgccctgctgccaggatCCTCCATGTTCAGAGCTCCCTGCATGAGCCAGCGGCGGCTCGCGCTCATCTTCTGCGTCTCCGTGCTCATCGTGCTGCTCATCGCCCTCATCCTGCTGTGTGAGTGGGGTGGGGGCCcagcccggggggctccgggctCCTGGAGGGGTCctcaggggagctgggggtcaACAGAGTCTGGGGATGCCCacactgggaattcccagagggaAACCCCTGGCCCAGAGACAGGGATGTGCTCCTCCCATTCCCTGAGTGTTCCTGACATCTGGTGGAGagacaggagctggggcaggagaaaaggagatcTTCTGCCTGGGCTGGTGCCAGTGTTTGGGGGTTGGGGCTGCAGTGtcctttccttctgctgggcTTTCcctggtgggcagcagggcaccAAGCAGCACCCAGAGTTGCTCTCCCCAAGCAAACCATGGTCCGTAGGCAGAACAGGCACAGACAGGGGGAATCCCTTCAATCCAGCTGACACCCAGCTgccactctccagcccctgggctcaAAGCACTCGCAGGCTGAATGCATTTCCTGTGGTGAAgggagcagggcttgcagcagctgggcagcacagggggtgctcagggcagccagTCCTCCCTGAGCTCCTCACCCTTGCTCAAACACACCTCATGCTCACACCCAGTGATGGGGAGCGCTCCAGATGCCCACCCAGGTGGGGCACAGCCCTTCACCCACGGCCAGGCCTGGCCTCAGCGTGGTGTTCTCCTGCTTCCAGTCATGTTCTGGAGGTCACAGACAGGCATCCTGTAcaaggagccagcagagagctgcaaggACAGCGCCGTGCGCTGCGACGGCGTCGTCGACTGCTCCCAGAGGAGCGacgagctgggctgtggtgaggcacaggagatgggatggtgggaatggggagagcCCCGGGAGCACCCCTGaccctcctgctccatcccacagtGCGCTTCTCATCTGAGGAGTCCTTGCTCCACGTCTACTCCAGCACTGAGAGCCAGTGGCTGCCGGTGTGCAGCAGTGACTGGGACGAGTCCCTCTCCAGGAaaacctgccagcagctgggatttCAGAAGTAATTTCTGGAGGATGGGTTGTTCTGCTCAGGTGCTGGGGCCCTGCCAAGCCGCTGCCCTGACTGAGTGCAGCGTCAGCACTGCTGTTTCCCCCTCTAGGCagagtgcagggagcaggtgggCAGTGCCCGCATGGGGGGACCCTCACTGCCtgtcctctcccctcccagtgcGTCCCAGACCGAGTACATCCCCCTGCGTGTCCCTGGCAAGAGCCTCACGGTGACTGACGAGCGAGAGACCATCCAGCAGAGCCTCAACAGGTACCAGGGTcacctgctgccctggccctgccctggagccagagggacagggctgaggctgGTGTCCCTCCTCTCTCCCGCAGCTCCCAGTGTCTCACGGGAAAGTACGTCTCCCTGCGATGCACAAGTAAGGAGCTGGCTAGGACACAGCCGAGGGTGGGTGCCCTTTTCACAGGCTTGGGAGCCCTTTCCCCCCTTCTCAGCACAGGGGTGGGCAAATGGGACATATTCCAGTGAATTTTCTGGGTGGTAGAAAAGCACCAACATTGCATCCCCTGCAGTAAGTCTGGCACCTGTGGGTGGTGggagtgctgtgtgtgtgtccccccctgtgctccccttccccccgagcctttctcccagccctgctgtcccctccagcctgCGGGCAGAGGATTTCTGGCCGGATCATCGGTGGGAAGGAGACCTCTGTGAACAAATGGCCCTGGCAGGTCAGCGTGCAGTACGGGCCCATCCACATCTGCGGTGGCACCATCATCGACGCGCAGTGGGTGCTCACCGCTGCCCACTGCTTCTTCAtgtgagtgctgctgccagcctgggcacccagcccagccccagggcctggctctcactccctcctgcccctctcgCCCTGCCAGGAACAGCATGAAGATCCTGGACGACTGGAAGGTGTACGGAGGGGTGTCGGACCTGAAGCAGCCCATGGAGggcatccctgtgtcccaggtCATCATCAACTCCAACTACAGCGACGACCACGACGACTACGACATCGCCCTCATGAAGCTCTCCAGGCCACTGACACTCTCAGGTGAGGTCACCCAGCTTACCTGGGCTTGGCTGGGTGGTGtttgggggacagggacatggacaggACTGAGAGGTGTGCCCTGGGAGCCATGGGGTgtgtggggctgctgccagctggggcatccgcagaattcacagaatcaccaggttggaagagaccttaaaggtcatcgagtccaacccatgccctaactcctcaactaaaccatggcacccagtgccacatccagtcttaaacacatccagctctgctgtggccaCCTTGCCTCTCCCATGGCCAGGAAGGCTCTGGCACCCGCAGCCgtgggctcagctgtgcccccagccccacacagggccagtgggatgggcacagaggggagcCTTTCCTGAGccccacgctcctccctggctgcGGGGCCGTGCCCGCTTCTCTCCCTGTGACTCATCCCTCGCTCCCATCccggctcctgcagcccaggtgcGCCCCGCCTGCCTGCCCATGTACGGCCAGCGATTCCAGACCGGCCGGTCCTGCTTCATCACCGGCTTCGGCAAGACCAGGGAGAACGAAGGTGAGGGAGGACCGCGGCTCCCcgcaggcagcccctgccccgaGCACAGCCCGGCCGGGGCCCTGGAGGGCTTTCCCGCAGGGATAACTCCCGGGAGCGCCCTGCCAGCTGCGAGGCTTTGCAGAAACGAGACCTGTGAGAAGCAGCCGCTTCCTCCCTCGCTGGCAAGGGGCCGGGGTTGGTGGGGGATGGCGAggccccccctgccccacagctcttCCTGCCTTGCAGATAACACCTCCCCGAAGTTGCGGGAGGCCGAGGTGAAGCTGATCGACTACAagatctgcaacagtgacaaggTGTACGAGGGCTACCTGACCCCCCGCATGATGTGCGCCGGGTACCTGCAGGGAGGCAAGGACGcctgccaggtgagctgggggcaccagggcacagctgccctgttTGGGTACCCACAGAGGGCATCTCCTGTCTCCCCTCCTCACTGCTCTGCCCCTCTGAGCCAGGGTGACAGCGGAGGGCCCCTGGTGTGCGAGGACGATGGTCGCTGGTATGTGGCCGGGGTGACGAGCTGGGGGACAGGATGTGGCCAGAAGAACAAGCCCGGAGTGTACACACGTGTGACAAAGCTCCTCAGCTGGATATACAGCAAAATGGAGGtgaggtggcagggctgtgcctgggcagggcagccctggagaggggctgtgcccccagcccagccctggcacctcaGCCCGCTCTCCTCTCTGTCCCTTGCAGAGTGAAAATGACTAAGGGCAGGATGGACCCCGTGCCACTCCGGCTGGCACGGCCACTGCCccaagctgctgccagggcacgaTGCCACCAGCCAGCCCCCACCTCTCTggactgtccctgcagccagggaccCGTGGCTGCCCCCGAAACCTGgaaacagcacctgcaaagtGCCCCTGCCCTCGCCTGGTGCCAGGGGTGGCACGGTGgtggctgggcacagcacccagccaggACTTGGGGGACACAGCCCATGCCAGCAGCTGGCCGTGCTGGCTGGGGGacacctccctgcccctgtcTGTGGCTCTCCTGTAAATAGACCTGTCTGGACAGGCTGTGCGAGTGCTTCCTGGAGGGGCCCTGGCGCACTCAGCGGGCGaggggctgccagcagtgcccgTGGAGAGGGACCTCTCTCCTTTAGCCAGGTTGTGCCACCTCAGGGTGCAGGATGTGGCAGCTGTGTCCACACTGCCACACCTGCGGGCCCCGCTGGCGGCTCTGCTCCCGGGGGAGCCCCGAGCTGCGGATATTCCTCCCTCTGGGAGGGGCGGCCGCTGCCCTGGTGTTTGAGGAGGGATTTAGGAAGTGCCTTTTATGGGATGTCCCTGCCTGCCAGAGAAAGGCCgccttgtttatttttccatgcCGTGGCTCCGGTCTGAGCCGGcgctccctcccagccccgcaGCCGCTCTCAGTCTGCTCcgggcagggtttggggagctCCGAGCCCCGGGGGTGGCCGTGGCAGCTGTGACAGAACCAGCGGCAGCCAAAGGCCACGCTGGAGTGTGGTTCAGAGCAATCACCCTggtgggcagagcccagagggagcagccctggatctccctgctgggagctctgcgGTGCCCGagtgctggctcctgcctgcagggatggcacagcctgtcctgcctgCCCGTACCCCAGCAGGGACATTTCCCTCGGGGAAACAGTGCCTTCATCTCCTGGTGGATGCTGGGGAGCACAAGGAGATGCCCGGGGCgagcagagcctgcctgctcccctccccagccctgtggtcAGCTGCAGGGGGGGGTCCTGTGGAGCCTGGCCACCCTGCACTCTTCTAATAAATGTTTTGGTAGTGTCCCACGTGGAGATGGCTCTTTGGGATGGGCTGGAAAGGAAGCAGCAACGAGCCAAGGTGCCAAGGATCCCTGGGGAGTGTGGGGCTTGTGATGGGGTGATCCTTCCTGCCCATCACCCCCCGAGGTGCTGCTCATGGCTGGGAGAAAAGGGAGGCCTTTGGCACAGACCTCAAGGCACAGACCCAGCCTGGGTTTGTCCagagggggtctgggggtttctgTGGGTAAATCagagtggagcagcagctcctggtggttCATTACTGGAGAAACTGATCTTTTGAGGAGGGATAACCCAAAAATTGGAGCCAAATAAGAGCTGATCTTGCTGGAGCTGTGTTCCTGGGATCAGTAACGTAACATTTCAGCTCGTGTGGGaccttctcctctgctgtggATTTCTCCTTCTCAGGGGTTATTGCTCTTCTGAAAGTCTCTCAGCAGAGAAATGCTTTCAGTCCCTAATACAAATTTAACTTATTTCTTCTAAACCTGCCATCCAGCAGTGTGTTCCCCAGCCCACAGGCAGGTATGCTGTGCTTTCCCAAGGCATGAAGCTCTCTAAGCAGATTAGGAGTGATTATTTCCCCCcgaagcctggccagggctgtcGTGCTGCTCCCAGGCGCTGGGCAGATGGAGCAGACGCCTTGCACACCGCTTTGCCTCCActcctgggggagcagagctgtggtgggtgccagcccagccccgaggaGCTCCTGGGACTGCACAGGCCATCACCTGTGGCTCTTGCAAAGCCCTTTGCTTGCTCCATGTCCTGCTCCAGAGCATCTTCCGAGACAAGGGGTGCTGAGCATCACCCCACATCTGTTCCCAAGCTCCTCTCAGTTCTGGAAATCGTAGGCCAGCATCCCAAAGGGACACAAATTACAAAAATACAGCCTGGCAGGCACCACGTGAGTCACTGCCCATTAGCCGTGGTTTTCCCGATCTCTCCTTTTATAGCTCTTTGTTCTGCTGTGTCAAAACACATTTGTTTACAGGGTTTCAGCGATGATGTTTCCCtgcaaaaatgcttttcctcCAGTTGGGGATTGGTTCCTTTCCCTGGTCAGTAACATCATCACTTGGCACGGGTGGAGTTCAGCGGGAGCTGTGCTTGGCggggcagtgcaggagcagccagggctcaatccctgaccctgcagggatccagggcaccaggaatgctcaatccctgctcctgcagggatccaGAGCACCAGGAATGCtcaatccctgctcctgcagggatccagggcaccaggaatgctcaatccctgctcctgcagggatccaGAGCACCAGGAATGCTCAATCCATGCTCCTGAGgggatccagggcagcaggaatgctcctgcagggatccagggcaccaggaatgcTCAATCCCTGAtcctgcagggatccagggcaccaggaatgcTCAATCCCTGAtcctgcagggatccagggcagcaggaatgctcaatccctgctcctgcagggatctAGGGCACCAGGAATGCTCAATCCCTGATCCTGCAGGGATCCAGAGCACCAGGAATGCTCAATCCCTGAtcctgcagggatccagggcaccaggaatgcTCAATCCCTGAtcctgcagggatccagggcaccaggaatgcTCAATCCCTGAtcctgcagggatccagggcaccaggaatgcTCAATCCCTGCTTCTGAAGGGAtccagggcaccaggaatgcTCAATCCCTGATCCTGCAGCGAtccagggcaccaggaatggCTGGGCCTGATGGAAAATGATGTTATTGGGGTAAACACAGCCTTATGGCTGCACACAGCTTTGTCACTGCTCCCCTCTCCCATCTCCCTGATGGGGCCCAGGGCAGAACAGGCAATTTCCAAGCTTGGCATTACAGGGAGAGACCTTAAAATGGGACTGGAAAGTTCTGGAGAGCAGGTGGCTCCGTCCCTGCCCCAGGCCCCTGGGGAGGAGACGCCTGCTCCAGGGTGAGGGACACAGGCTCAGAGGAAATCgtgccctgctggagctggtggctgtgctcctgctctctcggacagctgagcagccagcccagcccccttGTTAACATAAATCAGCATCTCCTGCCTGGCCTCTGCATTACTTTTGGCCCAGTTTCTCCAGAAGAGAAGCTGGAGCTCGGTacagcctctccagcagcccagctctggggagcagaCGTTCACCACAAGTaactgctggagctgcttttcctcttccctccccacatTCACATTGGGATCTCTATTTTACCTGAGTTTGTACAGGAGAAAGACAATTGTTGCTGATTTTTTTGATTGTACTCACCTTGGGAATTTGTAAAGAACCAAGGgagggagagcacagagcacatccagccacatccagctgtgtcctggctgctgctgcatggggcatctgtgctcagagctccactgtgctcactgcagcccccagggcatGGTCACACCTGCATGTTTTACTGTGTGCTGTGGATAATGACAGCTGAGAGGCAGATAAGGTCAGAGAAGGCCAAAACTTGATTATAGAGGTTtgatccctgcctgcctctctgCAGGGTAACTGACAGCCTTATCCTATTATCCTTATGCATTAGAGGGACTTGATGttttccagctcctcagtgctggTCTGTATCTCTTGACCCTTTGAATAATTGCCTTGAGATGCCAGTGCtggcttattttctttttctgttttactggAAGCAGGGAGATGGCTGTGGAGCAGTGCCATCACTGCCTGATCTCTATCTCAGCTGCGTTGGAGTGAGCAGGGGATGAGCCAGCTCGGTGCTGACAGCATTGCTGAGGTGTTTTTCCAAGAAGAAATGGCTCTCCAGGCAGACAGAGATGTGCCAGTCTGGCCTGGGACGGGGTGGTGCCCACAGCTCTCAGCTtctgcctggcagtgcccccagcaccctgcccacCTGATGGAACAAGGATCTCCTGCCCATCTTGCTCCTCCCAACAGGCCTGGCTGTGTGATGGGAAGAGCTGGGGCCTGCCACAAAGCTCTGTGGCAGGGCTTTCAGAGCTCTGCACGGGGCTTTTTGGCCAGCCCTTCTGTCCCACAGTGTTTTGTCCTGGCTGGCTGAAGCATGCCCTGGTTCCtgacctgccctgggctgctccaggtctGGTTTTCTGCCAGATGCTGCTGGATTcagggcaggcagtgcaggtgcCAGGTCCTGGGTGTGCCTGAAActgagccaggccaggctggaaaagtggctctgctgcccaccCTGACCTGGGTGGGCCCTGAGGTTGGCTGAGTGATGTGACTGGAGCCCTGTGAGCTGGGCCACCTGGCCTGGCAGCCTGGCAGCctggcagcctggcagcccctttcccagctctcaggatgcagcagggcagtgggggCTCTGTGCCGTGTTTGCAATTcatctgtgtgtgttttctgaGCTCCCAGGCTGTTCCAGGCTCCCCCCACGccaggagcacagctcagggcagagTCCAggcctgctgggctgtgggaagggatgtTTCACAGCCAGGTGAGCGTTTCCCTCCACACCTGCACCCTGCAGGCACCCTGACTTCTGTAGAACcactgaatggtttgggttggaagggatcttcaAGGCCATCAAGTTCCAAATCCCTGACACACCTCCTACTAtcccaagttgctccaagccccatccaacttggccttggacacctccagctcctctggggacCCTGTGCCAAAGCCTCACCGCCCACatagggaagaatttcttccccatatcccattTAACCCcgtcctctggcagtggaagccattccctcttgtctgCCCaatccttgtccccagtccctctcctgctctcctggagcccctttaggcgCTGGAAGGGGCTcgagctctccctggagcttctcttctgcaggctggaCACTCCCAGCAGTGTCCGGAGCAGAGGGATTCCATCCCCCTGAGCATCCCCGTGCCTTCCTCTGGGGGGATCTGGGAGCCGCCGGGGGCCGGGCCGTGCTGGCCGCGCCCCCGCCGctgcccgcgccccccgccccgcaggcgccgcccccgccccgcccgcccgctcCCCTTTGTGCGGCAGCCCCGGTccgcgctccgctccgctccccggcaccgcccggagCCGCGGGGCCAGCCCGGCTCTGCCCGGCTCCGCCCGGCCAGCTCAGGTGGGTCCGGCCGCCGAGGGCTCTCGGGGGGCgctggggaggaagggagggaacgGTGGGCTCGGGGGGTCGGGGTGCGCCCGGCAGCGCGGCTCGGGGTGCCCACTCCGGGGTGCGCGCCCCGGTACCGGGGTGCGGTACCGAGCCCCAGCCCGCTCCCAGCGGGGGAGGCGACCGGGACCGCGCCCCGCTGCCCCGGGGCATCGCCCCTCGCCCCTGCCCGCCCGCATCCCGGCCCCGGCGGCTGCCATGGCAACGCCGGGTACCGCGGTTTCCCTCATCCCACCGTTGCCTGGTTACCAGCCCCCCGTGCTGGGGAGGATGCCCCGGCGGACCCCACCCGAGACCACCGCGGGGAGAGCCGGAGCGCGGGCGGTGCTCcgcaggctggcagggctgcgCGGAGCGGGGAGATCCCGGAGAGCGGGGGGATcccggggagccgggggagCCGGGGGATCCCGCTCTCGCAGCCCTTGGCAGCGCCCTGGCTCCTGTTGTTCCATGTTGTAGTAACACCGTGCGTAAACAGCCGAGCGCCTCAGCCCGGGAAGGCGTACGGAGGAAGGGAAGAGCGTGTCTCTCAGGGTGTGTAATTAATGCTTCCAAAGAAACGGATTTTGGAGTCCATGTGGTGGAACTTGGATCTTGCAGGGATATTTCTGTGGGAGGGAGAGTGACAGGTGGTTTGTGTGGATGTGAATAAGCAGCGTGAAGGAGCAGCCTCTCGGGGAAAGCCGTGTGTGGATTAGAATGGAGCACCCATTTTGGCACACCCGCAGCGCTCCAAGATGCTGCAGGGTCCCGCTGGGATTTTCAGTCCCTCTGGGTGGTTCTGCTCCCAGTTTGAAACGGAGACAAGTCTGGAGAATCCCTGCTCGTGCACAACTGGACGGCAGTTCCAAGGCAGAGTGAAGTGGAGAGCTGCCAGCATGAAGTGCCATGGCTGCCAAGCCAGGCCACCTGTGGAACCTGCTGGAGGATATCCTGTGCCTGCAAGGTGTGAGTCTGCCTGCACCTTCCCCCCATCACCCCCATGGCTCAAACTCACCTGGAAATTTTATCTGCTTTGTCTCAACATGCCCATTCAGGTAAAACATGGTGGGGAGCCACGTCCGTGCCGGGTGTGGAGGGCactccctggcacagcaaaccagcagctctgagtcCAGCTGCTCCCCCGTGTTTGCCTTTCAGGCTGTTTGTGTGTTTGCAAGGTGTAACaaggctgctgagctctgcagctgttgTGTCCCCGAGCATGGAGAGAGCACCATTGGCACTGGCAGCATGGAggtgtcctgtcctgtcctgtcccagccaggggctgtgccacctgCCCATCACTCTGTGCTGGCGCAGTgttgctggggacagcagccatgctgctgggctctgctgtctGCCTTGTGCTCACGGTGGTCGTGGCTGATGGTGACAgcagaggagagaaggga
Encoded proteins:
- the TMPRSS13 gene encoding transmembrane protease serine 13 isoform X3, with protein sequence MDGKTSPTTASPSSVTPSLLHVSTASSIFGTRPSPPRENVLGISFKPYSPESGPAPSPCSACDSTRSSMFRAPCMSQRRLALIFCVSVLIVLLIALILLLMGSAPDAHPGGAQPFTHGQAWPQRGVLLLPVMFWRSQTGILYKEPAESCKDSAVRCDGVVDCSQRSDELGCVRFSSEESLLHVYSSTESQWLPVCSSDWDESLSRKTCQQLGFQNASQTEYIPLRVPGKSLTVTDERETIQQSLNSSQCLTGKYVSLRCTTCGQRISGRIIGGKETSVNKWPWQVSVQYGPIHICGGTIIDAQWVLTAAHCFFMNSMKILDDWKVYGGVSDLKQPMEGIPVSQVIINSNYSDDHDDYDIALMKLSRPLTLSAQVRPACLPMYGQRFQTGRSCFITGFGKTRENEDNTSPKLREAEVKLIDYKICNSDKVYEGYLTPRMMCAGYLQGGKDACQGDSGGPLVCEDDGRWYVAGVTSWGTGCGQKNKPGVYTRVTKLLSWIYSKMESEND
- the TMPRSS13 gene encoding transmembrane protease serine 13 isoform X1, encoding MDGKTSPTTASPSSVTPSLLHVSTASSIFGTRPSPPRENVLGISFKPYSPESGPAPSPCSACDSTRSSMFRAPCMSQRRLALIFCVSVLIVLLIALILLLMGSAPDAHPGGAQPFTHGQAWPQRGVLLLPVMFWRSQTGILYKEPAESCKDSAVRCDGVVDCSQRSDELGCVRFSSEESLLHVYSSTESQWLPVCSSDWDESLSRKTCQQLGFQNASQTEYIPLRVPGKSLTVTDERETIQQSLNSSQCLTGKYVSLRCTTCGQRISGRIIGGKETSVNKWPWQVSVQYGPIHICGGTIIDAQWVLTAAHCFFMNSMKILDDWKVYGGVSDLKQPMEGIPVSQVIINSNYSDDHDDYDIALMKLSRPLTLSAQVRPACLPMYGQRFQTGRSCFITGFGKTRENEDNTSPKLREAEVKLIDYKICNSDKVYEGYLTPRMMCAGYLQGGKDACQGDSGGPLVCEDDGRWYVAGVTSWGTGCGQKNKPGVYTRVTKLLSWIYSKMEPALLSVPCRVKMTKGRMDPVPLRLARPLPQAAARARCHQPAPTSLDCPCSQGPVAAPETWKQHLQSAPALAWCQGWHGGGWAQHPARTWGTQPMPAAGRAGWGTPPCPCLWLSCK
- the TMPRSS13 gene encoding transmembrane protease serine 13 isoform X2, which gives rise to MDGKTSPTTASPSSVTPSLLHVSTASSIFGTRPSPPRENVLGISFKPYSPESGPAPSPCSACDSTRSSMFRAPCMSQRRLALIFCVSVLIVLLIALILLFMFWRSQTGILYKEPAESCKDSAVRCDGVVDCSQRSDELGCVRFSSEESLLHVYSSTESQWLPVCSSDWDESLSRKTCQQLGFQNASQTEYIPLRVPGKSLTVTDERETIQQSLNSSQCLTGKYVSLRCTTCGQRISGRIIGGKETSVNKWPWQVSVQYGPIHICGGTIIDAQWVLTAAHCFFMNSMKILDDWKVYGGVSDLKQPMEGIPVSQVIINSNYSDDHDDYDIALMKLSRPLTLSAQVRPACLPMYGQRFQTGRSCFITGFGKTRENEDNTSPKLREAEVKLIDYKICNSDKVYEGYLTPRMMCAGYLQGGKDACQGDSGGPLVCEDDGRWYVAGVTSWGTGCGQKNKPGVYTRVTKLLSWIYSKMEPALLSVPCRVKMTKGRMDPVPLRLARPLPQAAARARCHQPAPTSLDCPCSQGPVAAPETWKQHLQSAPALAWCQGWHGGGWAQHPARTWGTQPMPAAGRAGWGTPPCPCLWLSCK